One stretch of Macrotis lagotis isolate mMagLag1 chromosome 7, bilby.v1.9.chrom.fasta, whole genome shotgun sequence DNA includes these proteins:
- the LPAR5 gene encoding lysophosphatidic acid receptor 5 — MANNSSNATIFLCPDYRFNHHLHLVGYSLVLAAGLPLNALALWVFLRALKVHSVVSVYMCNLAASDLLFTLSLPLRLSYYALHHWPFPALLCQTAGAVFQMNMYGSCIFLTFINIDRYVAIVHPLRLRHLRRPMVARLLCLVVWALILVFAVPTAWVHAPSLCSYKNSTLNLCFESFSENLWKSKLLPLVFLAEGLGFILPLITMVYSSSRVFWTLAQPSTTRSERRRKTVRLLLANLVIFLLCFVPYNTTLAVYGLLRGDLVDASSDARDRVRQVLVVMVMLASANCVLDPLVYYFSAEGFRNTLQDLGTTRWVKVRTASGPREPPGHRESHLTSTNAQDTSHCELLSSTPLEKSFSQSIKDSTI, encoded by the coding sequence ACCGATTTAATCATCACCTACATCTGGTGGGCTATAGTTTGGTGCTTGCTGCTGGTCTACCCCTCAATGCCTTGGCATTATGGGTTTTCTTACGAGCTCTGAAAGTCCACTCAGTGGTCAGTGTCTACATGTGTAACTTGGCAGCCAGTGACCTgctttttaccctttctttgccccTACGACTCTCCTACTATGCCCTTCATCACTGGCCCTTCCCAGCTCTCTTGTGCCAGACAGCAGGGGCTGTCTTCCAGATGAACATGTATGGCAGCTGCATTTTCTTGACCTTCATCAATATAGACCGCTATGTTGCAATCGTCCACCCACTCCGGCTCCGCCATCTGCGCAGGCCTATGGTGGCAAGACTCCTCTGCCTAGTTGTCTGGGCACTGATCCTAGTGTTTGCTGTCCCTACTGCTTGGGTCCATGCCCCTTCACTCTGCTCTTATAAGAACAGCACTTTGAACCTGTGCTTTGAGAGCTTCAGCGAGAACCTGTGGAAAAGCAAGCTGCTACCCTTGGTATTTCTTGCGGAAGGGCTGGGTTTCATCCTGCCCTTGATAACCATGGTCTACTCTTCCAGTCGAGTCTTCTGGACCTTGGCCCAACCCAGTACCACCAGAAGTGAACGCCGAAGGAAGACAGTGCGCCTTCTGCTGGCTAACCTGGTCATTTTCCTCTTGTGTTTTGTACCATATAATACCACCCTGGCTGTATATGGACTACTTCGGGGGGACCTGGTGGATGCCAGCTCTGATGCCCGGGACCGAGTGCGCCAGGTTTTGGTGGTGATGGTAATGTTAGCTAGTGCCAATTGTGTCTTAGATCCCCTTGTATACTATTTCAGTGCAGAGGGCTTCCGAAACACCCTTCAAGACCTGGGAACTACACGATGGGTAAAAGTCAGAACTGCCAGTGGGCCTCGGGAACCTCCTGGGCACCGGGAAAGTCATCTGACCTCCACTAATGCTCAGGATACCTCTCACTGTGAGTTGCTCTCATCTACACCTCTGGAAAAGTCCTTTAGTCAATCCATCAAGGATTCTACCATCTAA